In Nocardioides sp., the following proteins share a genomic window:
- the lgt gene encoding prolipoprotein diacylglyceryl transferase: protein MMALTIPSPDQGIWHLGPLPLRGYAICIVLGILAAIMIGERRWIARGGRANEVADIALWAVPFGLIGGRLYHVLTDSHLYFGEGRHPIEALYVWRGGLGVWGAIALGAVGAMIAARRMQIRWLPLLDALAPGVLIAHALGRWGNWFNQELFGRPTSLPWGLEIDPAHRPVGYEEAATFHPTFLYESLWCVAVFFLVIWADRRFQLGHGRVVALYVMAYTLGRGWIEMLRIDNVQLDDVLGLRFNVWTSIVLFVLAGAYFVWAGRRHPGREYEVYRRPADEPVPSEQG from the coding sequence ATGATGGCGTTGACCATCCCCAGCCCTGACCAGGGAATCTGGCACCTGGGGCCGCTGCCGCTGCGCGGCTATGCGATCTGCATCGTGCTCGGCATCCTCGCGGCGATCATGATCGGCGAAAGGCGCTGGATCGCGCGCGGTGGCCGCGCCAACGAAGTCGCCGACATCGCCTTGTGGGCGGTGCCGTTCGGCCTGATCGGCGGTCGGCTCTATCACGTCCTGACCGATTCGCACCTCTACTTCGGCGAGGGCAGGCACCCGATCGAGGCGCTCTACGTGTGGCGCGGTGGCTTGGGTGTCTGGGGCGCGATCGCGCTCGGGGCCGTCGGCGCGATGATCGCGGCCCGCCGGATGCAGATCCGCTGGCTGCCGCTGCTGGACGCGCTGGCGCCGGGCGTCCTGATCGCGCACGCGTTGGGACGTTGGGGCAATTGGTTCAACCAGGAACTCTTCGGCCGGCCGACCTCCCTGCCGTGGGGGCTGGAGATCGACCCGGCGCATCGTCCGGTCGGTTACGAGGAGGCCGCGACCTTCCACCCGACCTTCCTGTACGAGTCGCTGTGGTGCGTGGCGGTGTTCTTCCTGGTGATCTGGGCGGACCGTCGTTTCCAGTTGGGCCACGGTCGGGTGGTCGCGCTCTATGTGATGGCCTACACGCTGGGCCGCGGGTGGATCGAGATGCTGCGCATCGACAACGTGCAACTCGACGACGTGCTGGGTCTGCGCTTCAACGTGTGGACCTCGATCGTGCTGTTCGTGCTTGCCGGCGCGTACTTCGTCTGGGCCGGCAGGCGACACCCCGGCCGGGAGTACGAGGTCTATCGGCGCCCAGCGGACGAACCCGTCCCCTCCGAGCAGGGTTGA